A part of Bubalus bubalis isolate 160015118507 breed Murrah chromosome 6, NDDB_SH_1, whole genome shotgun sequence genomic DNA contains:
- the LAMTOR5 gene encoding ragulator complex protein LAMTOR5: MEATLEQHLEDTMKNPSIVGVLCTDSQGLNLGCRGTLSDEHAGVISVLAQQAAKLTSDPTDIPVVCLESDNGNIMIQKHDGITVAVHKMAS, translated from the exons ATGGAGGCTACCTTAGAGCAGCACTTGGAGGACAC AATGAAGAATCCATCCATTGTTGGAGTCCTGTGCACAGATTCACAAGGACTCAATCTAGGTT GCCGCGGAACCCTGTCAGATGAGCATGCCGGGGTGATATCTGTTCTAGCCCAGCAAGCAGCTAAGCTAACCTCGGACCCCACTGATATTCCTGTGGTGTGTTTAGAATCAGATAATGG GAACATTATGATCCAGAAACACGATGGCATCACAGTGGCAGTGCACAAAATGGCCTCTTGA